The Brachypodium distachyon strain Bd21 chromosome 4, Brachypodium_distachyon_v3.0, whole genome shotgun sequence nucleotide sequence ACTCTTTAAACTTGCTAAGATTTTGACATTATATGTAAGTTTTCATAAAATGAGAAAAGGCAGTTGCTCACACCATATGATCAATCAGTTTTTATTGCAGTATTTCTAAGTGCAACAACTACTTGATCGATTTACAAATCCAAAATTACCCATTCTTTGAGACTAAATGTTAAATCTCAGTTAGGACTTAGGACTTCAGTTAAACACTCGAAGCTAtatcaaaatatttgtttgcTCCTTTCTGTAACAAAAAGCATATGACCATTCTTGATAAGTAGGCAGTTGTTATGCATTATTGTTTTTCATTAACGGTATAAAGGAAGTTTACTATCATATCTTTCATGATTCAATCATCCAAATTGTAAATCTTGCACCAGATTAGTAGTGATAACAACATAGAAACTAAAAGGAGCACCATAAATGCTCCAGATTCACCAATCTGGCTATTTTAGAACTTTTGTGAGAATCCGAACAGAATTGCATCTCTTAAGAACTCAAAGAAAGTAGCATTCCTACTGAAGTACTTGGCTCCTGGGCAGCATCAATCCGTAACTGCAAATGTACTTTAAAATGGCATTGTACAACATAAACATCAGTAACCAGTTGCTTTTTTCATgtatatgttttttatttagtCAGATTTGTTAAGGCTTTCATCTAGCAATTACTATAGGCATatgccatggtcaaatcaACTATAACGCTTAAAGACAATATACACACCAAATGTTCTGAGAAATTGGTAAAAAGAAGAATATGAAAAGGCAACCAAATATAAGAACATAATTGTGAGGTTACTGTAAAAGTCTATAGCAATCCATAATAGTAAGGCTTTCGACATGTGCTCAGAATGCTTAGGAGACCACATTATTGAATATTGTGATGACAATAATTCAACATGGTTCAAGAGAGTGAAGAACTTACAGCTCTTTCAGGAACACCTGGTGGGCCATCAAGAATCTTTATGCGAGCTCTGGATTCTTCACACATTTTTTTGATAAACTCCCCTTTGCGGCCAATGACAGCACCCACCTTTTGGACAGGAACCAGTACACGGAACACACTTTCTCCAGGCCACCCAGGCCATTTCTTATCTTCCGTCTCCACATTGGCCAGTTGCTCTGCCTCAGCTTCCCCACCATCAACATCTGCTGGCGCTTCATGCGAAGGGATAGCCTGGTCCTCTTTAAGCTCATGCCCCATATTCTCAATCTTCATGTTCACCTGCAATCCATCGTTTGGGTTCCCACATTCTTCGGTTTTGGGTTCTTTCAGTTCCTCATCAGGAGATGGTTTTTCCAGCTCTTCCTCGTACTGCTCTGGCACATCACTGTCAGGATTGGCTTGTTCCTCAGTTTTAATATCGGCTGGCTCACCAAGATTAGGGATCTCGCTCAGCTCATGCTCCGCAACCGCAAGAGCCTCAGCAGGTATATCCATACTTCCTGCAAACGCAGAACAAAACCCATGTCAACCACAACCAAGTAGCAATAAATCTCACTGACTGGAACTCTAGCGAGGCTAGCTGCCATGCACCTAAAGCTTGGTGCGGCCCAAAGCACAGTAGCACACACTGGGACATTACCAACAAAAGAAACCAACCCAATCAGGCTCTGGACCTCACTAAAGCACGCCTACCGCCGAATCCAAAGCAAACCCTAACGCGTTGCCAAGGGAGAGGACCTTGGAGAGAACACGCGGCCTCGGAACCCTAAATCACGAGCACAGCAGCGTCGCCCCACCCGAATCGACCGCGACACGTCATCCAAAGCGCCGAGGCTACCTACAGTCCCGCGACCTCGCCGCCAGCGAGCTCCACGGCGCTCGGTCGCCTCGAGCAAGGCATCGAGTTACGGGTGGCAGAGGCAGCGTggaagcgagagagagagagagagagagagagagtttaGAGTATGCACCTTACTGATGTAGTGGAAGCAGAGGCCGGCCTcgccggagagagagagcgcagccgccgccgccgccgccggaggtaGAGCACGGGCGAGGGTTTAGACGGCAGGGAAGAGGAGAGCACGGGAGGTGAAGGAGGATTTGGGTCGGAAGCGGGTGGTGCGCTCGTGCGGTTGCTCGTTTTTAACTTCGAGCGAGCTATACTTACCTGCGGGCCCATCCGAGTTGCTGGGCCTTGTTGGGCTTTCCTTATCAGGCCGACTTCGTTACGGGGCCGGGACGAGTCGGTGGGTCCCACAGGGTCAGTGTCTGGAGTGAGTTGTTTAGTTCGTTTTGCTTCGTGGACTCatgtcgtcttcctcgccaCACCACGCCAGCCACCACTGCCGTCGCGTCATCtccaacttcttcttcttccttcccctccgtctctcttctcttcccccATCGAGCCAGAGGGTAGCGGCTGCGGAGGCGGAGCCATGGTCCcgtccctcttcctcctcctgctcgtcgccggcgccgcggcgcaGGGCCACGACGACGCGGTGGCGCGGCGGACCATGGAGGAGTTCGCCGGCTTCCCCGCctccgacgacggcgagggagaCCGCCGCGCATATGCCTTGCGCGTCGACTCCGAAGGCCTCCAGCGCCAGGTAACGTCACTCGTTCCCCCTTCCACCGGATGCTCGCCCTGCTTCCCCGCGTCCGTCGAGAGGCCGGCCGCGTGTGTTGTTGTAGTATCAGTGAACTGTGATCCACGCGCGACCCTATGATTGGCGCCGATGGTCTGAGGCTGGCAATGTGGTGATGGATTTCTTCTGCTTCCGTCTCGTAGATTGATGAACTGGCCTCGTTCTCTGACTCCCCGGCGCCGTCGGTGACGCGTGTGCTGTACAGCGACAAGGACGTGCAAGCTCGAAGGTGAGAATACCACACCCAGTTCTAAATTCGCGTACTCCTTACACCTGACGCTGAGAGTTACCTATCTTCTGTGGTCATCAGAGTTTGTCACTggttgcaaacttgcaatCGTAACGGCCTCGTTTGCTTTTACTCTGATAGTGGCCTGACTCTGCATCGAGTCAAATTTTAAGATAACTTTGTTTCATGGACATGGAATTGATCACTCGACTTTAACAGAGTGGCCGTTGCATTTTGAATGTTACTGTATAGTATGAAACTATACATGTTGTTTGCCAGTGATGATGTGCATATCTGGATAGTGAATACCTATGATGCTGATCATTGATTTCTTCTCTTGATGTCTAGGTACATAAAAGGGATAATGAAAGAGCTTGGCCTTGCTGTTCGAGAAGATGCCGTTGGTAACATATTTGGCCGCTGGTGAGTTGGTCTTTGGTTACCTCTAGGATTCGGATTCTGTCGTTGATTTGTGTTTCTTGCTTTGAAAGTTGTTAGATATGGACAATGCCAAAGATTAAGTTAGTGCTTGAGTTGCCGATATGGTAATTTCTTGGCATAATTGTAATATTGCATACTTCTCTACAGGGTGGGTCATGAAGCGGAACTAGGAGCAGTTGCAACTGGTTCTCATGTTGATGCCATTCCATTTTCAGGCAAATATGATGGTGTTGTTGGTGTTCTGGGTGCTCTTGAGGCAATCAGTGTGCTAAAAAGGTAGAGATGCTTAGAATTGTCTTTCATCATTTAAAAAATGCGTgttccattttattttttgcatgtTATTTATACATCATGCTTGCATTTTACTTTATTCATATTGTTAGATTGCTAACCTGTATTTGAACAGAAATTTAGGGTCATTTATCTGATTGAACTATATCCTgcatatacatatatgctAGTTCTTTCCTCCATGTGTCTATTAGACTGATAAAGATCCACCTCCATCATGAAATCCAACCAATTAATCTTTTAAACTCTTTTTGCAAATCATGAATCTGATACTTATGAAATGGCGAAAGGAAAGTTGGATttatttggctaggtggaaGTATCATGATGCACCTAATGCAATTTTTAATAAGACGCGCCTCTTCTCATTCTCCCATGCATGAAAAATGTGTTTTAGCCCTGAATACTAGTTCAGAGCATACAGACCAAAGCATTTTTTATACTATGTTAAACATTTTAAGAGGGCTAAACAACTTGAAGACAGACACTGAATATCATGAAATTGACTGCATTTCAGAATTGCTTTAATCATTCCTGTACCATTCGAAGTTGCAAAAGGCTATATAAATATTAGATTTAGTTCCATATATTGATGAAAAATACTTCCATACTGAAGAATTGGAGACATAACTCAATGCTATATAATGTCAAACTCCGTTGTTGTTTTCATCTTGAGAACATTACGTGCTCAACCTGCACTGTCATACTGTTTACAGGTCCGGTTTCCAGCCAAAAAGGTCTTTGGAGGTTATTATGTTTACATCAGAGGAACCTACAAGATTTGGAATTAGCTGCTTGGGAAGGTTGGCCCTTATTTAGAACAAGTTACATCTTATCTTGAGAATCAGTTCTGTTGTGCTACTTGTGGCATAATCCTAATTTGTTGGTTCTCATCTTCTCACTTCTTGAAAATGTGCAGCCGCTTGATGGCAGGGAGTGAGGAACTAGCTCAATCCCTAAAAAGGACAGTTGACAACCAGAATTTATCATTCGTTGATGCAGCTGACTCTGCTGGCTACAAGATACATCCAGAGGATCTACATGATGTATTTTTGAACCAAGATACTTATTTTGCTTTTGTAGAATTGCACATTGAACAGGGTCCCATCTTGGAAAAAGAAGGTTGGATTTAGAGTTGAATTGATGTGTATGTGGTTTGGAATTCATCTTACTCATGTATATCGTAACGACAGGCATCCCAATTGGCATCGTTACTGCTATTGCTGCTCCTGCAAGTATTAAGGTGGAATTTGAAGGGAATGGGGGCCATGCTGGAGCAGTGCTCATGCCCGCAAGGTTAGTATTTTTCATCCATTTTATTACATTATTTGTTGAAGGGTGTCCATGTATATGTATGGTAAAGAGCCAAAGAGGTGTTTACAGAAACGATGCTGGATTGGCGGCAGCTGAGCTGGCATTAGCAGTTGAGAAACATGTTCTGGATTCAGGATCAATTGATACAGTTGGCACTGTTGGTACGTTTAATAAATTAGGTTTTATTTTCAAAGTCATGTGTACTATTAGTTCATGCTTGTGCTGCCATAGCGGCATAATACTAGTATCCTGCAGTATATTTGGACTGAATATGTGTTTCTCAGAAAATCTGATTTGCAGCTGCACGAAGAATGCTTCGTATCTGGCAAATAGGATGCTTACCCTCCATTTCCAAAGTTACTGCCATTTTAGTGTTCATTCACCCCTGATTTGATCATGTTTTCTGTTCATACATAAGAATGTAGAATATGTATCTTTTTAGCTAAACCATGAGACTTGCAATTTGAAAATATGTCGATGCTTAAATGGAAAGAAGCGTAAGCATAATTTAGAATGGTTTACCCTGCTGTATACTAGATAAGCAATTCTACATTTGAGTGCTATTTTCGTTGTGACAGTATTATACAGCCAATGGTCCATGGTAAGCTTGCCCACATCTTAATTTTTCTCTAACAGATTATTCTCTTGTAGGTATTCTGCAGCTACATCCAGGGGCTATCAATAGCATCCCAAGTAAATCACACCTGGAAATTGGTAGGAGCCTGTTCCTTTTGATAAAATTACTATTTAAAATATGATATTTTTCCAACTCGTAAGTCCCCCCTTCACGTGTACAGATGTAAGAGATATCGATGAGAAAAGAAGGAACGATGTCATTGAGAAGGTTCACCAATCTGCAGTTGAGATATCAAAGATCCGCAGAGTAGAGCTATCAGAATTCAAGATCATCAATCAGGATCCACCTGCTCTTTCTGACAAAGCAGTCATTAACGCAATGGAATTTGCTGCAAAACAGTTGGGCCTACAATACCAATTGATGATCAGCAGAGCCTATCACGATTCACTCTTCATGGCCAGGTGATTTACTGGGCCCCAACAGGGATTTCCCACATTGCTGATTTCGTCTTTGAGACTTTGACTTGTGTACCAAAATATTCTGGCAATGTTTACTTCATCTCCAGTATTAATTACAGTTATCTTTCATTGTGAATGCCCTCGAGTAACATGTGCACTTGTCTTTGCAGAATATCACCAATGGGTATGATCTTCATACCCTGTTACAAAGGTTTGTACTCCACTTCCTGtttcattattatttttgcgaAGACTTCACGTTTCATATTGACTAGTTAAAATGCTGCAGTGGGCCAGATAATCTAGTAATCTGATACTAGTGCAGAAGTAcatgtcaagaaaaaaaaattgtaaattgAAAGTGCTGATtttaagacatcttttttttctgtctgtTGAAGTGATGAGTGTTCAAGTTTTTACGATACACAAAGCAAAACTAGAAAACTACCACGACGTAAATGGTTGCTGAACTCGACCTTCTGGTTGCAGGATACAGCCACAAGCCGGAAGAGTATGCGTCGCCGGAGGACATGGCGAACGGAGTGAAGGTGCTAGCCTTGACTATGGCGAAATTATCCCTCGAGTGACCACGGCATGGGAGGAATCAAGAGGGAAGTACCCAACGCCTGTGTTTCCTTGCCGATAATACGTTGTACATCAGCTGCCTCGCCGTTGACGCATCAGGCGGACAGATTAAACCATGATTCCTTCTTCCGGAATAATATTTGGATGGGCGGGAATTCCAGTGCTACTATTTCAGCGAGGAAATGCCATCTGATTTCATCATAATGTCATATTTTTCTGTAACCACGGACATCTCCTTTGCCAGTTCTTTCTCTTCGCCTTGCAATGTCTTCCAAAGGTGACAATAAAAACATGTGTATACATTTGTAAAAGTATGTGGATATCAAGATAAATTatgagccccccccccccttctgctcctcctctcccaccTTGCTACAGGTCCCCCTCCTCTccggccggcgaggagggggagaggaggccTGGTCCTCTGTTTATTTTCGTCTAGTCGTTGCCTTAGGGGCGTTTGCCAGGAGCCTAACGCCGGTGGTCTCGGATCCCCACCGACGCGCTTTGCCTTGGTTTCTCCCTGTCGTCTCCGGCCTTCTGGTCGCTCACGCCGGCGAGATTTACCAGGTCGGCCGCTCCGCCAATAACAGATCTGTGGGGCATCCTCTTCTTCAGGTCAGTTCCTCCTTCCCTCCGGCCTTTGCTCATGGTGGGTCTTGGGCTGGAGTTAGAGGAGGAGTTCTTCTCTTGAAGATGGTGGATCTTGCCTTTGTGGAGTTCCTGATCTGCAGGGGATCCTGTGGTCTTCTTCTCGCTGTTGGAGTCACCATGGTGGTGGTTCTCCGGCGAGTAGACGGTGGCGGGATGGAGCACTCGTATCGTGGTCGAGCACATCAGCAGCAACCAACGTTGGGGAGTTACGGCGCCGGCAGACGGCCGCCAGCTTCCCCCTTGCTGCTGCATCCTCAGGCCAACGGGCGGCCACCCCTTTTCCTCCTAGGCGTGTTGCCAAACAGGAGGCAGTTCAATGTCCAGCCGGTGGCCATGGCTAGTCGTGGCAGCCTTGTCGTAACAAGTGGTGAAgcccccggcgacggcgaggtgatCTCCGGCTGGTTGTTGATGACCCGATTgcgtttcttcttccttgttcTAGGTCCTTTCTGCAAAGTCCAGGGACTTCTGTGTAATTTTAGATCTTTAGGGTGTCTAGCTGTAATACGTGCTATGTTTCCTACTATTAAATAAATTCGGGATCCAGAAGGATCCTacttttacaaaaaaaaaagaaaaaaaatgatgaaatTACGAGAACCCGTGATGAGGGGGAGATGTTGAGTACAATGGAGAAAACGTATTATCCCCCGTTACTTCACCAAGAGAAAGCATGTTTATTCTCTCCCTTTCTTTACTCTTTAGCTTGGAGTATGTAGCATctctaagagcatctccagccccccccccctaaagGCCCCCTAAACGGGCTTgcggggcgccggcgcccaaaAACCCACCCAACGGCCTCCccaattatttttttcatccgGCGCGGCCTAAAAAGTTATCTGGCGCCTCTAGGCCGAACCCAACCCGCGGGGGCGAGCGGGCACCGGCACAACGCGTTATTGCGGCGGGTCCGCCTTGTCAGCGACCAATTAAACGTCCCACCGGTTTCTCACCagcccctcctcggctcccGAGTGGATTTTAATGGCGGTAGGCTGCCGGTTGCCATGTGGACGCGTTTATCGCCGTGTTCACATGCCCGCCGGTTTGCATTCCGGCGATATAAAAAGGAGCGACCACCGGCGGTACTTGGCATTCTCCTCTcggcgcctcctctcctccctctcacccaaaccctccctctctctcgcccTAAACCCTCCCGCCGACGAGACCATGACTGCAGGCGACGAGCGTGGTGTCGAGCGATGCTCAGGCTtgaggaggccgaggccctCCACGAGCAAGAGTACCCGGCACCCCCCGATTGTCGGCTGCCGGCGCACTGGACGCTCAGCATCGGCGGCatcccgtcgccgccgctgccaacGGGCCGTGCCCGGACCGCCGCCATCAATGCCCATTGGTGGCACAGGCTGACGACGGAGGAGCGTGAGGACCTCGGGTGGAACCGTGCCACCGGGGCCAACAGGGCGCCGTTCTTCGCCGACCGCCACGCCGTCAAAATCGCCCGGTACAAGGGAAAAGACGAGCGCCCGCCACCAGGTCGATTCAACAtcgacggccggcggcgattCTCGAGCGGGCGCTCCGTGGTGGCGGTGCTCGCGCACATCACTACCGGCGATAACCCCCACCTAGAGACGCCCCCACCGGCATTGGCGGGCATGCACCGGTacggcggctccggcgcctcccgctcccccggctccggctcttcctgcagcgcctcctctCCGGCGCCGCACATCAAGGAGGAGCCGGGGGCCTCTTCCCGCCGACGGGGACCGGAGCCGCCTcgcggccacctccgcctaGTTCGGCCCAAGCCGGAACCGCAGTTGGCGCCGGTGCCGAAGTACGAGCGCCTGGCGCTCGAATGGCGTCAGGACGGCGACCTCGAGGAGTTCTCGGGGCAGCGGGCGACGGAGCGCGCCAGCGAGcgcgaggccgaggaggcaaaacgcctcggcctcgccatGACGGACGCCGAGGCGTTGGCGTGGAGCACCAaggagggggagagggaggccgccgagaagaagaagccggggaagaggcggcgccggaggtgaAAACGGAGCCGATCGAAATCGACTCCGACGACTCTGACGAGGCCCACCTCTCCTTCAGCGACCTTGACGACTAGACggcctttttttattttagaattatGTAATGAAAAACTTTATCTTTAATTAAATTCCACCGAGTTTAGTTAACTTTTGCCTACTTCATTTAAATTCCAccaaatttagttaaattttgtctattttggggattttttttgggggggggggtgttctTATTGGGGGCGCGGCTGGGTCATGGCggaaccctaaaaaaaaatccgccagcgcccccccccccccaaacgACCTAAAAACGACTGCGCCGGACGCCAAATGGGGAGTGcggctagagatgctctaagagAAGTTGGACAGCAACTAGGTCTCGGCTCTCACCGTCGATAGGTAACTTAAGAACAACCGTGAACCATGGAATAGAATAGTTATGTCGGCACAAATTTGTTTTCTATGGTACTTAATAGCAATATTACATAAAAACGTGTCTGATTTATCAGCTGACCATTCGCTCATACATGATGTTAAATTAGTAGTGAGAGTAAATATTGAGACCATGTGCAATGCAATTCACTTCTTTCTTAACAATAATATAATGGTATATGTAgagtaaaaaaatcaaatactGTTAGTAACTCGTCTTTGAAAAATCGGGATTCacgaataaaaataaaaataaaataaagccGAGAGGTCACAACATATTGATTGCCAACAGAGTTTTCATTTTGTGTTTGACACATTAAAAAAATGCTACTACTGGAGTATAATATATTTGCACTTGGATGTTTTGTTGATAACCCATTAAATATCATCCTCAATAAATCTTGACCGTTAAATATAGAAGGGTTTATATAAGTTAGGGGTTTCATGACAAAAAACTATGTCTATCTTCGAGGGAAAGAAAAAGTGAGAACAATATGGTAAAGTTGAGTCTTGGTCTATAGTTGTTATATGCACCAAGTGGGAAAGGTgatggtccatggtccaccatctACAATTTCTTAtgttctccttttttttttcccatttgAGTCGTTCCACCAGTTTGATCATGGCATTGAGGCTtgttgacttttttttttaccggtgTCTTGTAAGCTTGACGAAGCTTTATTGACATGTTGATCAGTGTAGTAAAATTAGTCTTTGTCACGTAGAGTTTATGGGCCGATCCATATAAGAGATTTATTCTATTATAGGTAACAAGTTTATCTTCACTAGACAAAGACTAAATAGTCGTTGCGAGAGCACGAAtttcttgtaaattttgatACGCACAAAGGGAAACAATTTTAGATCAAGACAGAGGGAAACAATTGCTTCGCCGGGAGCACGTTGGTGAGCCCGAACGTGCACGTCTGATCTGATCAACAACCGTCGGTTTCCACACTAAAGAATTTATCCTGCCACAGCGCCACACCAATATTAGTTGAAGCAAAATTCACGCCATCTAAACAATACATCCACACAAAATCAGATGATCACTTCTTAATAgagtttccaaaaaaaaaaacaaataagaggctactctctctgattctaaattcttaagtcaaatttgcccaaatatgaatgtatctattcttaaaaagtgtttagatacatttaaCATTTCGTCAACGAACATTTTAAGTTTGTTTGTGAATTTTGATACACAAGCTGGGAGCACGTAAGCTGGATCGATGTGAGCCACGTCTGATCAACTACCGTAGATTTCCACACTTGGTAAACCAAATCAAGTCAACAACTCTAACTAATTAAACAACAAACCCACGCAAATCAGATGATGTTCCCTTTTCTTAATAGGACCCTGCTGGAATGGAATTACAACCACACCCGCGGCCGGGGCCGGCCGGAGCTCCAGAGCTTgcctagctatatatatatagctagctcCTCCTTGCTGTTATACATAGCAAAGCAAACCCTCAGAGCCGCTAGCTATATATAGCTGCTGCAACAAGAACAAATCAAACCAGCTAGGCACATATATCAGCTAGCCAGCCGGCCGGTCCGGTCCTAGCAAGAAAGTAAAGCTTGAGGAGCCGCTGACATGGTTCATGTTGGGAGCACTGCCGTGATGTTCCTCGTCGTGTTGGGCTCCGTCATGCAGGTGCAGCTGAGCTCCGTCGTGCCCcttgcggcggccggcagaGTGCTTCTGTATCTGGCGGGAGTTTCtggtggtgatggcggcgTGGTATCGGGCAACATCGTCAGCGTGCCAGAAGCACTTCCGGTCAGCACCGTGGGGTTGGCCGCGGCattgggtgggggggggggggggggggggcgccgGCTCCCAACGCCAAGATTCTGCTGACCCAGCGAATCCAGGGGCGGCGTTTCTGGTGGTGATGCAAGCGTGGTATCGGCGggcaccggcgccgtcgtcgaccCAGTCGCACTTCCAGTCGGCGTCTCGGGAACGGCCGCGGCATGGGGCGGCACCGGAGTTCATGTCAGCGGCCCATGAAAAACCCGGCCTGGCCTGAGCTCGATCATAAGTTTGGTTCGCGCGGTTTAACTAATTCtgccccggccggccgctCTCTCTTATCACCACCGTCTCGCGCGCAGCTTCCTTAATTTGTTCAGAGTGTTCCTTCTTAATTCAGCCCCATCCAACATATGGGTATGTTTCTCTTACAAAATTACCGGTTACTGCAGAGCATTGTGAGGcgtttttatatttttatactcactccgtccaacaaaaaatgtaagTTTGTCCAAActtgaatgtatctaaacatagACATGATGCATTAAAATTTCTAATTTTTTATCGTATGCTCAATCACCTTCCTTAATTCCGCGGATGAGGCGATCCATGCATTCCTACACGGCAACTTGGTGGGAAAAAACATGTCATGTTGGCACCAAAACATTTTTAGACGGGTCGACGGACCATTCGTGTCCGGTTCAACAATTAGGGGACGAAATGTATACGAGAATTATACAATAAAATACtttctccgatcctaaattcttgtctcaaatttgcgcaaatatgaacgtatctactcttaaaaaacgtttagatacatgtaatatttcgacaacaatttaggatcggagggagtagaaattAGAAGAAGGCATGGTTTTATCTGGCAATTTACGTCCCGCTTGTCGCCCGACGTTTGGGCCCAAACGGCCACGTCACCCGGTCAGAGCACGAGACACACACTCAGGACCTGTGCTGAACAACCTAAAATAGAATTTAGAATTAGAACCTAAACGTACATTTTCAAAGTATATGGACTGACATGACACCTTGAGAAAAGAATTAGGACTTCCAGTGTATTTTACTGGTAATACTATGTATCAACAAATTACTCAGCATATTTTGatttattaaaataaaataaatacaaatgCAATAGTATGCCCATAGTTTTTTAGATGTCGATTCAGCAGATTCACCGGTTCTTGCAtctgtcaaagaaaaaaacccaCCGGTTTTCCTTGGTCTTTTCTCTGGCCGTATGATCTTGATCTAACGTCCAGGATGAACAACGGCCCTCTAAATCGCCAGGCGCCACCGCGAAcacctctctcctccctccccgccgcccgccaccgGCCCCTCCGTCCCCAatccccatcccgctgcccagcgccccagccccctggctcgtcttcctcctcgcgcgagcgcctccgccgcaggttgatctccccttcgattctctcgctcccgaacTCCGATCACCCCACggacggattccgccctttagctccccgctTCATTtccttaatcttccccaattcttaattgaggcaaaaatcaaggtagggcggccaccctactgggtcctccgcccgtgccTGCATCCATGGTTCTTCCTCAGCAAACCGGAGGATTGCTGGAGGCCGACGTTACCGAGAGCTTCATACATAAGCTTCAGCTTAGTGTATCCAATGGCCTTCCTCACGCGGCGCCGGTTCCGGCATCAAGAGCGGAAGAAGATGAGCTGGTGAGAATTTCTTCCTGCGGATCAGTGCTCTACTTCTTCAGATTCGTGCTCATGTACCGGGGCTTGAGGACTGTACTGTTGTCACACTTTTGCAGGTTAAAAGTGTCTTCCAAGTGCTCCAAGGTTTCGACACGCTCCTGCTCTACTGGGACGAGAATGTGCCAGCATACTGCGAGAAAGCGGGGACGTATGTGTCGCATCTGTCACGGGCGAGCCTCGGATCCGTGCTGAAGCCTCTTCTGTTCGCGGCGACATGCTTGAAGCTTGTGGAACTTTTTGTTGGGAAAGTTAGGTCGTGCGGTCATGGGACTCCAACATTGAATGCGTTTGCTAGTTCAGTCCATTCCTGGCTTATGGTGAGGCCGCAACTAAGTCCATTTCTTGTGTAGTATGAATAGA carries:
- the LOC100836497 gene encoding probable ureidoglycolate hydrolase; translated protein: MVPSLFLLLLVAGAAAQGHDDAVARRTMEEFAGFPASDDGEGDRRAYALRVDSEGLQRQIDELASFSDSPAPSVTRVLYSDKDVQARRYIKGIMKELGLAVREDAVGNIFGRWVGHEAELGAVATGSHVDAIPFSGKYDGVVGVLGALEAISVLKRSGFQPKRSLEVIMFTSEEPTRFGISCLGSRLMAGSEELAQSLKRTVDNQNLSFVDAADSAGYKIHPEDLHDVFLNQDTYFAFVELHIEQGPILEKEGIPIGIVTAIAAPASIKVEFEGNGGHAGAVLMPARNDAGLAAAELALAVEKHVLDSGSIDTVGTVGILQLHPGAINSIPSKSHLEIDVRDIDEKRRNDVIEKVHQSAVEISKIRRVELSEFKIINQDPPALSDKAVINAMEFAAKQLGLQYQLMISRAYHDSLFMARISPMGMIFIPCYKGYSHKPEEYASPEDMANGVKVLALTMAKLSLE